The Geoalkalibacter subterraneus genome contains the following window.
ACGAAAACGCGAGCTATCTCAAAAAACTCGATGTTTTCCTCAAGGTTCGCTCTCTGATGCAGCTTAAAGCCGAGGAGATCGACGCCAACAAGGAAATTCCACCGCGCGACGTTCTCTGGGAGAGCTACCGGGAAGAATATACGCCTATTTTCGATCTGGCCATGATTGCAGTGCCCGAACAGGAGCAGGCGCAGGTAGTCCGCCGGTTTCTTGATGAAGGCGTTGCCTTCCTTGATGCGGCTGAAGCTGCAGGCCTGGAAAATGTTGCGGAGGAACTTGAACATACCGGCCCCATGCGCTTCACCCGCATCCCCGATCCGCTGCGTGAAGCGATCATGCCCCTTGGGGAGGGCGATATCGCAGGACCGGTATTTTTCGGCCATTCCTATTACTTTATCGAGGTACTGGAGCGCAACGAGGGTTCCGATGCCGATTTCGAAACCTTGAAACAGGCTCTGATCCGCCAGGAGCAGAAAAAGCAGGAGGCTCGGCTGACCCAGGCGTTGCTTGAACGCCTGATGGACAAATATCAGGTTCAAGTCGATGAAGAAGCCATCGCCGCCATCGATCCTGAAGGAGTTTCCGGCGAAGACGCGGAACATACCGTCATCAGGATTGCTGACATCAAAATCCCGGCATCGGTGGTCTATGAGGCGGTGCAGAAAGCACAGAAAACACGCGGCCAAGCGCGCCATGATCCCGAAAGTTTTGCCGAGTCCAAAAAAAGGGTCGTCCAGGACATTCTCAGTCAGACGCTGACCAATATGGAAGCACTGGACCGGCATTACGAAGAGGTGCCGCCGTTAAAGCAGACCTTCGAATTTTACCAGGGGCACCGTCTTATCAAGGAGCTTGAGGCGGAGATCATCAAACCGCGCGCCGAAGTAACAGACGAGAACGTCAAAGCTTACTACGACGAAAACCCGGGGCTTTTTTCCCGTGAGGGATTTGTGGAAATGGCGATGGTGCGCACCAATGAAGCCCAACTGGCGGAGCGCATCACCCGGGAGCTTAAAACAGGAGCAGATTTCTTCTCTGTCATGGAGCCTGTCTCCCCGGCCGGAGTGCGAATCGAAAAACGCCCCGCCGCTCACCTGCCTGATGCCATCAAGGCCGAACTGGAAAAGCTCTCTCCTGGCCAGGTTGGCATCGTTGAAGATGGCGACGAAACCGTCTTTATCAAGCTGGTGCGGCGCGAAGATCAGGACCGGATTCCTTTTGATGCAGTACGTGACCGCATCCGCACGCAGCTCGAGGAAGAACGCTTTGAGTCGGTCCGCAACGAGATGATTCAGCAACTGCGGGCGCTCAGCGATATTGAGATCAATCAAAGCGCATGGAAGAAACTGAGAAAAACCCTTGTTGAAGAAGAGGTTTGACATGAGTCCAGAGCGCAAGCCCATGTGGCGATGGCTTATGATCCCGGCAGCATTGGCAGGCATGTTCATGATGTTCGCCTGCACCTCGCCTGGAACCGGTTCCCGTGAGGGCAAAACCTGTTTGGACTGCCACGAGCAATACCGCGACCAGTACAACCAGGGAGTGGTTCATCAACCGGTGGCGCGAGGCGACTGCGCCGGCTGTCACCGTCGACATGGATTGATCGGCGGTGCATTTCTTCATGTCGAAGGAGCCAAGATGTGTTTCCGCTGCCATCAGGAGTTCGCCCAGGACCTGGGGCGTGCCAGATCTCTGCACCCTCCTGTTGAGCAGGGCAATTGTCAGCAGTGTCACGAGCACCATAACGGTCCCCATGCCGACCTGCTGAAAACACCCGAGAAGGATCTGTGCTTTACCTGCCATGACGCAGCGCTCTTCACCCGTGCTTTCGTCCACAAGCCGATGGAAGACAGCTGCCGCACCTGCCACAGCACGCACGGCGCCCCCGCCGCCGCTCTACTTCAGGAAGAAGAGCAGACCCTCTGCGCAAGATGCCACAGCGTCAGCGATCGCGGTTTCAAACAGACCCATGCCGATTATCCGGTTGTCGATACCTGCTCCGACTGTCATGCGGTCCATTCCGCGGACAACGCCGCGCTTCTCAAAAGCCACACCCATCAACCCATGGCGGGGCGAAACTGCGAAAGCTGCCACAATTCGCCCAACGCATCCTCTGCGTTTGCCTTGGAGAAGCGCGACAGCGCCCTGTGCTACCAATGCCATCAGGACCGCCGTTCGGCTTTTTCCTCTGCGGAAGCACATGCGCCGGTGGCCGAAGGGAAATGTGAGAGCTGTCACACGCCCCACGCCTCCGAACAAGTTGGCCTGATTCGCACGTCGCCTGACCAGCTCTGTTTTGAGTGCCACCAGTTCACCCGCTTTGGGCCACAGCCCCCGGACCAGGAGATTCCGGCCGGAGGAAGCACCCATGCCCCGGCGCGCGATGGTGACTGCCTGAGCTGCCATGTGCCGCACATTGCCGAAGCAGGACGCAGCGCCCTGCTGAACAGCGCCCCGGATTCACTCTGTTTTGAGTGCCACCGGGAGCAGACCGCAAACAAGCGGGTTGCCCACCAGCCGGCGCGCGACGGCGACTGTCACTACTGTCATACTCCCCACGAAAGCAATGGCCCGGGCCTGCTGGCAAAGCCGCAACGCCATCTGTGCGCCGAATGCCATGCATCCGTCGAAGAAACACTTGGGCTTCCAAGCCTTCACCGACCCTTTGTTTCAGGCGACTGTTCGTCCTGTCACGACCCTCACGGGGCAAACCTCAAGAACCTTCTCCGTGGGCGCGGGGCGGACTCCTGCGCCGAATGTCACGGAACCATCGAGACCGAGCGCAGGCTTGCCAACCGGCATCAGCCGTTCACCGAAGGACGCTGCGATTTGTGCCATCTGCCCCACGGCAGCAACGAGGCCTTTCTGCTTGCCGGCAGCGCCAGTGAGCTGTGCATCGACTGCCACAGGGACTATCGCGTTAAGCCCGACACCCCCGAGGCCCATGCAAACTGCACGGTCTGTCATCATGCCCACGGCAATGGGGAACCCAGCTTCCAGCTTCGCGAGCAACCCGATCTCTGCCTCACCTGCCACGAAGTGAACCGCTACTGGAGCGACGGCGTCGGACACGCACCCGCGGTCAATGGTGAATGCAACCGGTGTCACGACCCTCATGCCCCACAGAATAGCCCGGCCGGTAAGCGCAATATCTCACTGTGCGCCCAATGCCACGACACTTCGGAGAGTGCCCTGTCGGGATCGCACCGGGGGATCAAACCCGGCCCCGGGAGCTGCCTGAACTGCCATGACCCGCACGGAGGCCCCGATGCCTCCCTGACGCTTCCAGTCAAGCATGCGCCGTTTTCAGAAGGCAACTGCACACCCTGCCACCCGGGAGGGCTTTAAACGATGAA
Protein-coding sequences here:
- a CDS encoding peptidylprolyl isomerase translates to MRTHHAFFRIIITTLLVLGLSSPLHAFWGNSDVLVTVNDTEYSPADFRNWWREWREPGMNIPETPDPYIDWLLLSSEAKAMQLDENASYLKKLDVFLKVRSLMQLKAEEIDANKEIPPRDVLWESYREEYTPIFDLAMIAVPEQEQAQVVRRFLDEGVAFLDAAEAAGLENVAEELEHTGPMRFTRIPDPLREAIMPLGEGDIAGPVFFGHSYYFIEVLERNEGSDADFETLKQALIRQEQKKQEARLTQALLERLMDKYQVQVDEEAIAAIDPEGVSGEDAEHTVIRIADIKIPASVVYEAVQKAQKTRGQARHDPESFAESKKRVVQDILSQTLTNMEALDRHYEEVPPLKQTFEFYQGHRLIKELEAEIIKPRAEVTDENVKAYYDENPGLFSREGFVEMAMVRTNEAQLAERITRELKTGADFFSVMEPVSPAGVRIEKRPAAHLPDAIKAELEKLSPGQVGIVEDGDETVFIKLVRREDQDRIPFDAVRDRIRTQLEEERFESVRNEMIQQLRALSDIEINQSAWKKLRKTLVEEEV
- a CDS encoding cytochrome c3 family protein — translated: MSPERKPMWRWLMIPAALAGMFMMFACTSPGTGSREGKTCLDCHEQYRDQYNQGVVHQPVARGDCAGCHRRHGLIGGAFLHVEGAKMCFRCHQEFAQDLGRARSLHPPVEQGNCQQCHEHHNGPHADLLKTPEKDLCFTCHDAALFTRAFVHKPMEDSCRTCHSTHGAPAAALLQEEEQTLCARCHSVSDRGFKQTHADYPVVDTCSDCHAVHSADNAALLKSHTHQPMAGRNCESCHNSPNASSAFALEKRDSALCYQCHQDRRSAFSSAEAHAPVAEGKCESCHTPHASEQVGLIRTSPDQLCFECHQFTRFGPQPPDQEIPAGGSTHAPARDGDCLSCHVPHIAEAGRSALLNSAPDSLCFECHREQTANKRVAHQPARDGDCHYCHTPHESNGPGLLAKPQRHLCAECHASVEETLGLPSLHRPFVSGDCSSCHDPHGANLKNLLRGRGADSCAECHGTIETERRLANRHQPFTEGRCDLCHLPHGSNEAFLLAGSASELCIDCHRDYRVKPDTPEAHANCTVCHHAHGNGEPSFQLREQPDLCLTCHEVNRYWSDGVGHAPAVNGECNRCHDPHAPQNSPAGKRNISLCAQCHDTSESALSGSHRGIKPGPGSCLNCHDPHGGPDASLTLPVKHAPFSEGNCTPCHPGGL